GAGCTTAAAGGACACGCAGCTAGGTTGGGGGCTAATCAGCTGACGAGGGAATCGCAACTAGCTAAGACTAACTTTAAGGCTGCTTGGGGAGCAGCTgctataaaaatttaatttgtgcTCAATTCTTTCAGAGCCTTGGTTACCCTCTCAGTATTTGTTACTTTAGCCAGGGTTTCAACTATATTACAGACAGTTTGTGGAACCTCATCTCGTATTCTGGTTCGTATTATTGTTTCTGCGATTATGATGGCGAGTTTATTACAGATGCGGAACTTATCAATTTCCTTGCAAAGTAGAATAGCTAGTGATGCTATTTCTCTGGACAGGGGCGTATCTACACCCATTGAATGGCGTATCCTACCGCTAGGTAGAAATTCAAATGCATTTTGAAGATCTCCAATTCTGATATTTCCCCTGGTAACGAGTGATAGATGCATTGATGCCACTAAGTGCattattaatgaattggGGCGATGTGATAGAATTTTTGATGCTTTGAGTACGGCTGAACATTCGTTAAAGGCTAATCTGTGCTTATTTTGTATCAGATTATGGACCAGTAGTTTAAATGATCCACTCAAATAATCTACAAATGGGGTTTCGTGTAGATGGTGTTcgcatatattattaacaGCGGATGAAAATGTAGCAATGTCCTTCCCAGTATATTCACTGGCTGAGTCAATAATGCGTTTTTCTAGGTTTTCAAAGTAATTCCTGTATACGTCAAGGTCTATCACTTGTAATTGACCACTTATGTAGTCATGAGAgttgtatttttgtattcTAAATTAGAGGTATAAGCAAATGcataaattttatagaGTATTTAAGTGGGTAATCGTACCTAGAATTGGCCAGTTTGACTGAGATGGCCCAGAGGGAAAGCGATTGATATTTAGGCGGGGTTCTATCCAATAGCAATGCCAAATTCCCAACCAATGGTTCCCAAATATGATTGGGATAAAAATGCTAAATAAAGGGAAGAAGAATACCGATTTGACTAGGCCGATCAAAACAGTTGTGATACCATTGTGCTTCAGGTGATGTGATAGAGAGATAGCACTGGTTGCTAGGTGTTCAATCCACTTGACCAGATCGGTGAATGGATGTTTATTGAGATTCCATTGGTTGTAGAAAACAGATTTGAGTTGAGAGATCTGATTTCGTAGTGTGAATGACAGGACTGAAGGGTGAAATGTGGCGGAACATTTGGTTTCAAAGTTGAAGGGGTGGTACCTGGGCGATAAGTTGGGGACCTTTAGCCTCATAGCAGGGTCACTTGGTGTGTGGTTGACTAGTGTTGTGTTGCGTATCCTGTAGTTATGTGTGTTTTGGAATGATATCTGGCAACAACAGGAGTTATAAAACGGTCCTATTGGGTGAGGCATCTGTTGGGAAGAGTAGTCTGGCTTTGCGATTGACTAGGGATGAATTTTTGGACAACACGAATGCCACTATTGGGGCGGCGTTTTTTACCTATAAAGCATCACCTCTACAACCTAATTCATCTGTGGGTGATGAAATAACACCTACGAAATTTCATTTGGGGATAAATACCGGAagttttgtaaaatttgacatttggGACACTGCAGGTCAGGAGAGATTTGCTAGCATCGCACCGATGTACTACCGCGGCGCCGTATGCGCTATCGTCGTCATGGATTGTACCTGCCAAAAGAGTTTCGAAAGGGCCAAGAATTGGGTCAAACAGCTTAAGCAATGCCCACACTCCAACCCAATCGTGGTCCTTGTGGCCAATAAGGTAGATCTAATatatggcaaatttaagggtaactaataatttactcAGGAGGGCTACCAATGGGCAATAATCAGGCAGCACAGGAATTGCTTACGGAAGCTGCTGAATATGCCAACAAGgaacaaatattattcGTGGAAACTAGCGCCAAAACTGGACATAATGTGGAAAAGCTTTTTCAATTACTGGCTCAACACGTGTTGGCAGATTTGAAACGATGGGATACCACTAAAGaagttgtaaatttacaagtTCCCACTAGTCGCTTCTCCCTTTCAAACTGTTGCCGGCAATCGCCCTTCTAAACTCATCAATCGTATTATCGTGACTGAAATACTCATGCGATGACTATGCAAATGTAGATTAATGGAAAAATTATACGTTTCTAACAATctgtaattttttatcgGACTCACCAATTCttatttatgaatttttaacTTCCTATACACTATTTTTGAGTCTAACTATATTCATGAACTGTAATTTTCGTAAAATTAACTACTGCTCCTAACCCACCTTATTATGGCTACAACAAAGggtataaatataataacaagTGCTATGGCACATACCATCACTATGACTTTGTAAATTCTGTTAAAACCATCCCAGATACACGTACCAACTAAATTAGTCTCACCTTACAATTCTGTAAATAACAGATGGGATTGTACCAGCCACAATTACAAACATTTTCGGCATAGGAATCctcctaaattaataaattttttttactATCACTTGATGACCTTCTTCCTGTTCTATTGCATAAGAGTCAAATGATTGGGAATCAGGACCAATATTCTTTTCGggtatatttacatatagaGCAAAATCTAACGTGTCAACAATATCCTTTTGTGGCGATAAAATCACCGCATTACAAGTACCTTGCGCATTTTTATAGTTAGCCACATTAATCAATACCCTCCTTGTGACGGTGTTTTTGGGCTCAATCTGGATAGTCACCTGTTCACTTTCACCCAAAACCGCAGATCCACCTGCGATGGTACACTTTAGATTTAAATGTACATGGGATATCGATTCAGAGCTGTTTAAAATCCCAACATCTGCAAAACAATGGTTCATGCCGTTGCACTCTGTAAATCTAATAGTGACTCGTGACTTACCTGGCAAAAGCAATTGCTGCACCTGAAAACTGTTTTATTTCAACAAAAGAGCCCTGCATAGTATCTACTAAAACTGCAGAAACATGTGGCTTTGATACTGTATATGAGATGGCCCGAATCATCTCATCACTATCATCGTCGTCCAAAACAGTACCAAAGTGTGCTAGAGGACTGGAGCCGTAAACTTTTGGCAATTTCGACTGAATAAACAATAGAATACCTTTTGGGGGAATTCTTTAAGGTACCATCCAAGTTGATTATTGACACAACTATTCTTTGGAGAATTGCAAAGACGTTCCTCCCTTCCCCAATGGGATGGTGATATTCCGATTTTGTTACAACTGGTCCCTTTTGTATCCACAGCATCATTTTCTACACTTACAGCATATTTTAGGCACGCTTCCCCCAATAATTTTCCATCTAAATGTGGATATACTCACTTTGTGCATCTTGATCGCTCAAACCACAGTTGGTCTgaattgaaaataacaTACCTTTATTGTTGATGATATAACCTTTGGATCGTCAGGCGGAAATGATggtataaatatataattatcgATGAGAGGAGCCTCCTagatatataatttcacaCCTGACCATCTTGAGATTTACTCCATTTGAGAGTAATAGATATATCACGCCTGTCTTAATTAGAACTGTATTACCGTCCCTGCAAATTCTATTTTGATCGTTTACTGTACAAGTAAACACGTCATTTAAGTCTAAATGCATACTTACATACCGcttaaattttgtatcgTAACATTGAGGTTTCTAACATATCTTGGCGGATATACTATACTAGATACAGAATACCAGGGGTTTACCGCCTTTAAACAGGACTTTGACATGCATATGTTGGACTGGAATGCCTCAAACACAGCTATATTACTAGTATTACCATTTGCATGCATTTAAACACAACTATAACATAAATACACCAGtatgaattaatatatccAAAATAGACTTACTGTTACAAGAAAAATTGGCACGGTGGGACGAAGGAAGGGCATTTTTACCACATTGGCAACAAATGCCAAAGGGAAATTGATTGACACTTGACTTTGGCAAATCGCTCTCAATAGAACATCCATCGAGCGGTGCATCAGCACAGGAAGAATAACAATGCGAACCTTCTCCACTCCAAGAAAAGTCAACATTCTTTTCTATGTAGTAAAATGGCACGTCCTACGTAACATATAACCTACCAAATGATAATCTAAATCGTAAATCAACTGTACATCACCACTTTTCAACGTCAAAAGGATGCCTTCACCGCCTTCCTCAGATCTAAAAACGTACTTCTCGTCGATCTGCGTTAATAAATACTTACGCCCTGGTATGTTACTTGCACTTCACTGTGCAAACGATTTTGGCAAGTAGCTTTGTTGTAGGTATCAGAATCTGTTTTAACACACATGAGAGACTTCCCAGATATCAATGATTCCGAAATTGGtgcatatattaatatGACTACCATGAATGTACGTAACATCATGCCCCGCAATTTATACAAGAAGTACTTTACTAGATAGTTAGACTCTACCGGAATACTTATTCACTGCATGTACTAGTTATTAACATTAGAAGGATGTTATAAACTGCGTTTATCATGGGTATATGAGACGTGCGTACCTGCGGTACTACCACCATCTGATTATGACAGATACTATAGCGGTTATTTTCAACACCTGCCAATAGACAGGGCCATAAGAGCTCGTTCATAGCAGTGGAGCCGGCCCTTCACCGCTCACTCCTCTGCCTGTGATGGGAAGAGGGAAAGCCCCCTCCCTCCATCACAGGCAGAGTGGTAAATGGGGAAGCAGCGAGGCAGTGAGGAGAAGCTGAGTTACATCGAGGCACTAAATCGATATTCAAACAGCGTCCCGCCTGCAAGAAATAAGCCCATTATCGAACCTAATTGCTCTGAAACCACAGATGCCAATACGTTGGATTTGGATCTAACAAaagatataataaaattagatTCCACACTGCAGCGATACGCACGAAAAAACAGACAAAAGTGCCTGGCATGTAACAGAACAATCACTGGGACTAAACACTTTACTTGTACATCCTGCGGAACTAATGCCCATCTCGCCTGCTATTACCCAGCTGACTCAAAACACAAAGACCCGGGGGACAAGCTTAAACCAGAAAAATGCGCCAGCTGCTCTGATAGTCGCGCTCTGTGCCTATTGTGCCATATCCCCGGTGGATTAGTCCAGAAATCTAGACACTTTTACCACCCAGCATGCCTACTCTTTGGACTATCTCATAACCCGCTGTTGCCAATTGACCTGGACGAGCTGATTGAGAAAAACGCATCGGAATACGATGCTCAGCCCAAGCCCTATGGCTCGACGGTAGGCATAAACCAACGGGCATGTATAGCATGCGGAAAAAATGCCAGATTAACTTTACAGTGCGGATTCCCGCACTGCCCGTTCCATATACACCCACCCTGCGCCCTGAAATATAATCTGGGTGCAATATGCGCTACTCTGGGgcaaaataattcaaaaatacCCTGGAAAGCGCTATTTTGTGCAGAACATGCAAATCCCGCAGATATAAAGAGCGCCGCTGCCTCCTTCTTGCGTTACCAACGCTTGAAGACGTTCCCATGGCCAGGCATGACCTGTACGTGCCTGTCGGCGATGGCCCTCACCCTGCAGGTCCATTCTTCCACTACCACGAGTCCCACGGCGCCCGCCGTAGCGAGGGGGGTCGGTGTGGCGGATGTGCCGGGTAGACCCGTcttccaaaattttcaccCCTTCGCGAAGGGTTCCTGGCAGAGGATCGAATTTCCGCGCCGAATGCCTCTGGGACCGGCTGCCGCCCGCGCCTTGGCGCTCGAGCCGCAGAGCCACCACAAAAAGTGCCTGGAGGAGGCGCGCCTCCTGATGCGGCTGCTCAAACCCACGCCGTTGCAGCCTCCGGACGTCAGGGGCGTGGAGAGGTGCCTAGAGCTTCTGAAGTACGCGCTCTGGTCTGGCCGCGGTTCCTTCCTCTGCAGAGACAACTGCTCGCGCGTCCTGGCCTTGGTCAGCGCGGCGAACCTGTCCAATTCGTCCAATTCCCTTCTGCTGCCCCAACACGCGCTCGTCGTGTTCACCCTCGTCCGCCACTCCCCGGCGTTCCGCAGCGGCGGGGACTACCTGGACATGCTTAGGTCCCTCGCTACAGCTGCTGGTGGAGGGGAGTGCCCCTGTGCTATTACCTATCCCTACTTTGGCGAAGATGGCCTTTCTGAACTGCAAGGGTCATTGAACAAATTGCGCTCTATGCAGGCCCCCTGCGGGGATCGCCTCTCCCTGGAAACCTACATTCCCCTGTCCCAATACGAGTTCGAGCTCGTCCTACGTGGCGTGGTAGAGCTAAGTCAGGACCCGCTCCATCTCCGCCTTCTCACGACTGTCGCCCGGCCCTGCGTGGCCGGGCGACGCTTAGAGTGGCACGACGTCCTGCGTCTGCACGGGGTGTACAGACCCAGGGACGTCCCCCCTCCGTCCCCACCCCCGAGCGTCCCCCCGGGACAGCCCTTCGTGGACATCGCGGGTTACCGCTGGGTGTTGCGGGATAGTTCGCCCCCCTGTGGCGGCCCTTCGGAAGAAGCCTTTGTGGAGGAGCAGATTGACGTGTACAAGGGCGCGCTGGCCTCTGTACACAAGAAGATCTCCCAGCTTAAGTCCTCACTGCTAGACTCCATACTTTCACAAAACTGTGAGCCCCTGCGTCTCTGCGAACTCCCTTCCTGCAAGTATCTATACCTAATAGCTGACTCCAGTGACAAGTGGTCCTTAATGAGTTCGAATCTAAGGGATATGGTGCGGGAGGACGCGGAAAAATGGGATAGCGGGGGCACTGGTGCCAATGGTACTGGGGCTGGCACTGCGTGCAGCGTCTGTTTTTACGAGGGGAAAACCAATCTGAATCCGCTGATTACATGCGTGCGCTGCGGAATTGTTTTCCACAGGAGCTGCTACGGAGTAGGGCAGCCATCGGGAGGCTCACTCTATCCTAATAGGGACTGGAATTCAGGAGAACTCATATGCAAACGCTGCGAAGTTGAGAAGAAGGCCCTGGGGACTCAGTGGATGGTGAACTTCACCCGCAACAGCGTGTTATGCTCTGTTTGTTTCCGCGGAGGGGGGGCCTTCAAGACCACAACTGGGGGCCAATGGATCCATGTTTTTTGTGGCCTTGCCCTTCTGCCATCATCTAGGCTTCTGGACCCCTTGCTGCTTGAGCCCTGGGAGCTGCCCCAGCAAAGGCCCGCAGTTGATTATACTATCCAGTCTGGGGGGCAGATATGCCTTTGTGAGCCTTGTCGCGTGTGTGGGCTGCCCCTTGGAATCACTATTAGATGTTCCTATTCCACCCCTTGCAATGGCTTGGAACCAGTGGTCTGTGATGTGCTATGCCACCCTATGTGTGCATGGCTACAGGGATTCCGTTTTGATATACGTGCGGATCCAGATTGCGATGCAGTCGCAGGCTCTCTACGTTCATTATTCCCTCCCTTCAGATTGAGTTATTTGTGTTGCAAACATGATCCATCATGGGACACCAAAGGTGCCTGTGAGTTTAGGAGGTCTAGGTATATTAATCGGGACATTGACCCAGCACACAATGAGGCTAGGCGCAAGGGCCGATTTAAAGGGTTCACCAGGCCACAGGCAGAAGCAAAGAAGGCCGACATAGAGACGTCCACTGCTAGACTCTCTGTTCCATCATATGATTCTAAGACTTGTGCTGTCTGTTTCAACGTAAGCcattatttcattaatttaataatatttcacaTGAATAAACATATGCATTGATGAATCAAAAACTTATGCAGGTTTTGTCCAGGGATTACGAATCTGGGTTTCCCATGGATGATGTAGTGGATAATTTGTCTTGGATACGTTGTGGCGAATGCCATGTGGCTGTTCACCTTTGTTGCTATATGTTTGACATTGCTGGTAC
The DNA window shown above is from Babesia microti strain RI chromosome III, complete genome and carries:
- a CDS encoding hypothetical protein (overlaps_old_locusTagID:BBM_III02915;~overlaps_old_locusTagID:BBM_III02920) — its product is MRLKVPNLSPRYHPFNFETKCSATFHPSVLSFTLRNQISQLKSVFYNQWNLNKHPFTDLVKWIEHLATSAISLSHHLKHNGITTVLIGLVKSHFYPNHIWEPLVGNLALLLDRTPPKYQSLSLWAISVKLANSRIQKYNSHDYISGQLQVIDLDVYRNYFENLEKRIIDSASEYTGKDIATFSSAVNNICEHHLHETPFVDYLSGSFKLLVHNLIQNKHRLAFNECSAVLKASKILSHRPNSLIMHLVASMHLSLVTRGNIRIGDLQNAFEFLPSGRIRHSMGVDTPLSREIASLAILLCKEIDKFRICNKLAIIIAETIIRTRIRDEVPQTVCNIVETLAKVTNTERVTKALKELSTN
- a CDS encoding Ras family (overlaps_old_locusTagID:BBM_III02925); this encodes MISGNNRSYKTVLLGEASVGKSSLALRLTRDEFLDNTNATIGAAFFTYKASPLQPNSSVGDEITPTKFHLGINTGSFVKFDIWDTAGQERFASIAPMYYRGAVCAIVVMDCTCQKSFERAKNWVKQLKQCPHSNPIVVLVANKVDLIYGKFKGLPMGNNQAAQELLTEAAEYANKEQILFVETSAKTGHNVEKLFQLLAQHVLADLKRWDTTKEVVNLQVPTSRFSLSNCCRQSPF
- a CDS encoding male gamete fusion factor HAP2, putative (HAP2) (overlaps_old_locusTagID:BBM_III02930;~overlaps_old_locusTagID:BBM_III02935), whose protein sequence is MMLRTFMVVILIYAPISESLISGKSLMCVKTDSDTYNKATCQNRLHSEVQVTYQGIDEKYVFRSEEGGEGILLTLKSGDVQLIYDLDYHLDVPFYYIEKNVDFSWSGEGSHCYSSCADAPLDGCSIESDLPKSSVNQFPFGICCQCGKNALPSSHRANFSCNTVFEAFQSNICMSKSCLKAVNPWYSVSSIVYPPRYVRNLNVTIQNLSDLNDVFTCTVNDQNRICRDDRRDISITLKWSKSQDGQEAPLIDNYIFIPSFPPDDPKVISSTIKTNCGLSDQDAQNGKLLGEACLKYAVSVENDAVDTKGTSCNKIGISPSHWGREERLCNSPKNSCVNNQLGWYLKEFPQKSKLPKVYGSSPLAHFGTVLDDDDSDEMIRAISYTVSKPHVSAVLVDTMQGSFVEIKQFSGAAIAFARFTECNGMNHCFADVGILNSSESISHVHLNLKCTIAGGSAVLGESEQVTIQIEPKNTVTRRVLINVANYKNAQGTCNAVILSPQKDIVDTLDFALYVNIPEKNIGPDSQSFDSYAIEQEEGHQVIEDSYAENVCNCGWYNPICYLQNFGTCIWDGFNRIYKVIVMVCAIALVIIFIPFVVAIIRWVRSSS
- a CDS encoding hypothetical protein (overlaps_old_locusTagID:BBM_III02935), which gives rise to MGKQRGSEEKLSYIEALNRYSNSVPPARNKPIIEPNCSETTDANTLDLDLTKDIIKLDSTLQRYARKNRQKCLACNRTITGTKHFTCTSCGTNAHLACYYPADSKHKDPGDKLKPEKCASCSDSRALCLLCHIPGGLVQKSRHFYHPACLLFGLSHNPLLPIDLDELIEKNASEYDAQPKPYGSTVGINQRACIACGKNARLTLQCGFPHCPFHIHPPCALKYNLGAICATLGQNNSKIPWKALFCAEHANPADIKSAAASFLRYQRLKTFPWPGMTCTCLSAMALTLQVHSSTTTSPTAPAVARGVGVADVPGRPVFQNFHPFAKGSWQRIEFPRRMPLGPAAARALALEPQSHHKKCLEEARLLMRLLKPTPLQPPDVRGVERCLELLKYALWSGRGSFLCRDNCSRVLALVSAANLSNSSNSLLLPQHALVVFTLVRHSPAFRSGGDYLDMLRSLATAAGGGECPCAITYPYFGEDGLSELQGSLNKLRSMQAPCGDRLSLETYIPLSQYEFELVLRGVVELSQDPLHLRLLTTVARPCVAGRRLEWHDVLRLHGVYRPRDVPPPSPPPSVPPGQPFVDIAGYRWVLRDSSPPCGGPSEEAFVEEQIDVYKGALASVHKKISQLKSSLLDSILSQNCEPLRLCELPSCKYLYLIADSSDKWSLMSSNLRDMVREDAEKWDSGGTGANGTGAGTACSVCFYEGKTNLNPLITCVRCGIVFHRSCYGVGQPSGGSLYPNRDWNSGELICKRCEVEKKALGTQWMVNFTRNSVLCSVCFRGGGAFKTTTGGQWIHVFCGLALLPSSRLLDPLLLEPWELPQQRPAVDYTIQSGGQICLCEPCRVCGLPLGITIRCSYSTPCNGLEPVVCDVLCHPMCAWLQGFRFDIRADPDCDAVAGSLRSLFPPFRLSYLCCKHDPSWDTKGACEFRRSRYINRDIDPAHNEARRKGRFKGFTRPQAEAKKADIETSTARLSVPSYDSKTCAVCFNVLSRDYESGFPMDDVVDNLSWIRCGECHVAVHLCCYMFDIAGTVGFTGRSLPNGLAPWPTPIMTGHRGQAYEILRDLGQGLAEEMGKVPKRWVCDMCTFGSSEDAYCAICERRGYGLKAWANFGCKTGKDLMIFVHVVCLIWHAEYAVSLIKQSYTTQDAGGNGQSCAICSSHRGVFLACSKPGCSVKFHASCAYQVGLVLHKRGLRVKRRRRPGPAAKAGPGRGLKEGEDEMEAESDGLPELFSSDYLHMEEDEGIAAEDSRYLAPQRSQYRYFQSEVSLCPCHSEVASRFASSIFLFFRLKESLGLTVQLAKDLRSREIMKRAWIRKRKQLLNAAFPLLQSFQSVP